A single genomic interval of Bradyrhizobium sp. sBnM-33 harbors:
- a CDS encoding ABC transporter permease: MSVEALEQGFVPERETGVFARAGVLRRLARDRVAALAGLALTAIVLAALFAPWIAPYDPYFTDLTKVMRPPDAAHWFGTDNTGRDIFSRVLYGTRNTLMLGLVGVIVGGFIGGVLGILAAYYRRLDGWIMRLVDVMLAFPAILIGLAVAAIFGAGLTAVVIALVVATVPDVARVARGAAIGVMGQEFMEAGRAVGVSDGELIWRYLTLNCISTIFVFLTLRFGQIILIGAALGFLGMGAQPPTAELGMMAAQGRDFLFMAPHIATIPSCAIFVIVLAANLLGDAFRDVLDPRLQT; the protein is encoded by the coding sequence ATGAGCGTCGAGGCTCTCGAACAAGGCTTTGTCCCGGAGCGCGAAACCGGCGTATTCGCGCGCGCCGGGGTGTTGCGCCGGCTGGCGCGAGACCGGGTTGCTGCGCTCGCCGGGCTGGCGCTCACGGCAATCGTGCTGGCGGCGCTGTTTGCGCCCTGGATCGCGCCCTACGATCCCTACTTCACCGACCTTACCAAGGTGATGCGGCCGCCCGACGCCGCGCACTGGTTCGGCACCGACAATACCGGGCGCGACATCTTCAGCCGCGTTCTCTACGGCACGCGCAACACGCTGATGCTCGGGCTGGTCGGCGTGATCGTCGGCGGTTTCATCGGCGGCGTTCTCGGCATCCTCGCCGCCTACTACCGGCGGCTGGACGGCTGGATCATGCGGCTGGTCGACGTGATGCTCGCCTTCCCTGCAATCCTGATCGGGCTTGCGGTGGCCGCGATCTTCGGCGCCGGATTGACGGCGGTGGTGATAGCGCTCGTCGTCGCCACCGTGCCTGATGTGGCGCGGGTGGCGCGCGGTGCAGCGATCGGCGTGATGGGCCAGGAATTCATGGAGGCCGGCCGCGCCGTGGGTGTCTCCGACGGCGAACTGATCTGGCGCTACCTGACGCTGAACTGCATCTCGACCATTTTCGTGTTCCTGACGCTGCGCTTCGGCCAGATCATCCTGATCGGCGCTGCGCTCGGTTTTCTCGGCATGGGTGCGCAGCCGCCGACCGCCGAACTCGGCATGATGGCGGCGCAGGGCCGCGACTTCCTGTTCATGGCACCGCATATCGCGACGATCCCAAGCTGTGCCATTTTCGTGATCGTGCTGGCCGCCAACCTTCTGGGCGACGCATTCCGCGACGTCCTCGATCCGAGGCTGCAGACATGA
- a CDS encoding ABC transporter permease → MGQQIVHRLLISFPALLGVLFLCFCLLQVVPADPAMIIAGPDAKAETIAAIRQELGLDRSIPIQFFEYILRVLRGDLGRSIISNRMVSEELAMTIGPTIELMLGAMLIAVPSGLALGTLAAVNRGRLSDRVIMACSVAGVSMPVFFIGLILIQFVGFKWALLPFTGRTGPVWDGGLPSLILPALTLGAVLIGPIARLTRTAVLEVLGADFVRTARAKGLRERVVIIHHALRNAMIPVVTLIGLQAAFLLGGAVVTETMFSWPGVGRLAVGAIVSSDFPTAQGAIMILAVAFLTINLIVDVLYVYLDPRVQRR, encoded by the coding sequence ATGGGACAACAGATTGTCCATCGTCTGCTGATTTCGTTCCCCGCCTTGCTCGGGGTTCTTTTCCTCTGCTTTTGCCTGTTGCAAGTCGTGCCCGCCGATCCCGCGATGATCATCGCCGGGCCCGATGCCAAAGCCGAGACCATTGCCGCGATCCGCCAGGAACTTGGTCTCGACAGATCGATCCCGATCCAGTTCTTCGAATACATCCTGCGTGTGCTGCGCGGGGATCTCGGCCGCTCCATTATTTCCAATCGGATGGTGAGCGAGGAACTGGCGATGACGATCGGGCCGACGATCGAGCTGATGCTTGGGGCGATGTTGATCGCGGTGCCGAGCGGGCTCGCGCTCGGTACGCTGGCGGCCGTCAATCGCGGGCGCCTGTCCGACCGCGTCATCATGGCCTGCTCGGTCGCGGGCGTGTCGATGCCGGTGTTCTTCATCGGCCTGATCCTGATTCAGTTCGTCGGATTCAAATGGGCGCTGTTGCCGTTCACCGGCCGCACCGGCCCGGTATGGGACGGCGGATTGCCGAGCCTGATCCTCCCCGCCCTCACGCTGGGCGCGGTGCTGATCGGCCCGATCGCGCGACTGACGCGCACCGCCGTGCTCGAAGTGCTCGGCGCCGATTTCGTCCGCACGGCGCGCGCCAAGGGACTGCGCGAGCGGGTGGTGATCATTCACCACGCGCTGCGCAATGCCATGATTCCCGTCGTCACCCTGATCGGGCTGCAAGCGGCGTTCCTGCTCGGCGGCGCGGTCGTCACCGAAACGATGTTCTCATGGCCCGGCGTCGGCCGGCTCGCCGTCGGCGCCATCGTCTCCAGCGATTTTCCGACCGCGCAGGGCGCGATCATGATCCTCGCCGTCGCTTTTCTCACGATCAACCTCATCGTCGACGTGCTCTACGTCTATCTCGATCCGAGGGTGCAGCGCAGATGA
- a CDS encoding ABC transporter substrate-binding protein, translated as MRSILTGVAALLGAAGMCAMAEAQTLRVMKSLDAPHYDGQRTTWSPTSDIVNMFQDTLVALDWDGKTAIPYLAKSWTISEDGRTYTFKLRDDVTFCSGKKFTAADVIYTFKRLKDPETKAPYAWRAGEIKELRAPDPYTVEYELNEPYSELLLQLTMYTNAIHNQESVEQLGKDYGIKGIDGTGPWCFESWQPRTDIVLKRHDAYKWGPSMYQNKGPVKFEKLSIKIVPEDASRVAAIMGGQFDLTHQVPLQFIEQVKAAPNLTVQEAKPNFQLMYYGYKITRPMVSDKRVREAMNIAINRADIVKGVMLGNAEPAFTFVDPKALDFAEKTKGVIKEDVERAKKLLDEAGWKVGADGIREKDGMKLAPRVLFTQVAYFPRVSEAIQGYMRKIGVDWKIVGFDSTIAPAEMGKQDYELWTVTVPYLSAGELMNIYFNSKNVPTPNRMNWKDAETDEWLRAGRAALTDTERALNYARVQEKVTNEHLWMPVMNVAMYTTSSKKLKGVRPHMLYQNTFYKGLDYSF; from the coding sequence ATGCGCAGCATTTTGACGGGCGTTGCGGCGCTGCTGGGAGCGGCCGGAATGTGCGCGATGGCCGAGGCGCAGACCTTGCGGGTAATGAAGTCGCTGGACGCGCCGCATTACGACGGCCAGCGCACCACCTGGTCGCCGACGTCTGATATCGTCAATATGTTCCAGGATACGCTGGTAGCGCTCGACTGGGACGGCAAGACGGCGATCCCTTACCTCGCGAAATCCTGGACCATCAGCGAGGACGGCAGGACCTATACGTTCAAGCTGCGCGACGACGTGACGTTCTGCAGCGGGAAGAAGTTCACCGCCGCCGACGTCATCTATACTTTCAAGCGGCTCAAGGATCCGGAAACCAAGGCGCCCTATGCATGGCGTGCCGGCGAGATCAAGGAGCTTCGCGCGCCCGATCCCTACACCGTCGAATATGAGCTGAACGAGCCCTACTCCGAGCTGCTGCTGCAGCTCACCATGTACACCAACGCAATCCACAACCAGGAAAGCGTCGAGCAACTCGGCAAGGATTACGGCATCAAGGGAATCGACGGCACCGGTCCGTGGTGTTTCGAGAGCTGGCAACCGCGCACCGACATCGTGCTCAAGCGCCACGACGCGTACAAATGGGGTCCGTCGATGTATCAGAACAAGGGCCCGGTGAAGTTCGAAAAACTCAGCATCAAGATCGTGCCCGAAGATGCCAGCCGGGTCGCCGCCATCATGGGCGGGCAGTTCGACCTTACCCATCAGGTCCCACTGCAGTTCATCGAACAGGTCAAGGCTGCGCCCAACCTGACCGTTCAGGAAGCCAAACCGAACTTCCAGCTCATGTACTACGGCTACAAGATCACGCGCCCGATGGTATCAGACAAGCGCGTGCGCGAGGCGATGAACATCGCGATCAACCGCGCCGACATCGTCAAGGGCGTCATGCTGGGCAATGCCGAGCCGGCGTTCACCTTTGTCGACCCCAAGGCACTCGACTTCGCCGAAAAAACCAAGGGTGTCATCAAGGAAGATGTCGAACGCGCAAAGAAGCTTTTGGACGAGGCCGGTTGGAAGGTCGGCGCCGACGGCATTCGTGAGAAGGACGGCATGAAGCTCGCCCCCCGGGTGCTGTTCACGCAGGTCGCCTATTTCCCGCGCGTCTCCGAAGCCATTCAGGGCTACATGCGCAAGATCGGTGTCGACTGGAAGATCGTGGGCTTCGATTCCACGATTGCGCCTGCCGAGATGGGCAAGCAGGACTACGAGCTTTGGACGGTGACGGTTCCCTATCTGTCGGCCGGCGAGTTGATGAACATTTATTTCAACTCGAAGAACGTCCCCACCCCCAATCGCATGAACTGGAAGGACGCCGAAACCGACGAGTGGCTGCGCGCCGGCCGCGCCGCCCTGACCGACACCGAGCGCGCACTCAACTATGCCCGCGTGCAGGAGAAGGTAACGAACGAGCATCTCTGGATGCCGGTGATGAACGTCGCGATGTACACAACCAGTTCAAAGAAGCTGAAAGGCGTCCGGCCGCACATGCTCTATCAAAACACCTTCTATAAGGGACTGGATTACTCCTTCTGA
- a CDS encoding ABC transporter ATP-binding protein: MSDVPVLQVDGLVKHFAVTRGLIRRKTIGLVRAVEDVSFQIARGETLALVGESGCGKSTTGRLILRLMDPTAGSVRFKGKEIADLDKDALRRMRRHMQIIFQDPYASLNPRMTVGEILAEPLRVHDIGDDASREARVRELLDIVGLLPEHAGRYPHQFSGGQRQRIGIARALAANPDLIVCDEPVSALDVSIQAQIVNLLQNLQQRFGLSYLFIAHDLAVVKHISDRVAVMYLGKLVEISDKKSLYSRPLHPYTQALLAAIPKPDPALRTKRVMLQGDVPSPFRPPTGCRFHTRCPHAQARCSAEEPELREAAPGHRVACHFFETLPTPTILARAGLANGKFAERLAAFEAAKQGLKRTEAQLPGVFNSADSTTQLR, from the coding sequence ATGAGCGATGTTCCGGTCCTGCAGGTCGATGGCCTGGTCAAGCATTTTGCGGTCACGCGCGGGCTGATCCGCCGCAAGACCATCGGACTGGTGCGTGCCGTCGAGGATGTGAGTTTTCAGATCGCCCGCGGCGAGACGCTGGCGCTGGTCGGCGAGTCCGGCTGCGGCAAGTCGACCACCGGCCGGCTGATCCTGCGTTTGATGGACCCGACTGCAGGCTCTGTGCGCTTCAAGGGCAAGGAGATCGCCGACCTCGACAAGGACGCGCTGCGCCGGATGCGTCGGCACATGCAGATCATTTTCCAGGACCCCTATGCCTCGCTCAATCCGCGCATGACGGTCGGTGAGATCCTGGCTGAGCCGCTGCGGGTTCACGACATCGGCGATGACGCCTCGCGCGAAGCGCGCGTCCGCGAGCTTCTGGACATCGTCGGCCTGCTGCCCGAACATGCCGGGCGCTATCCGCATCAATTCTCGGGCGGGCAGCGCCAGCGCATCGGCATTGCGCGTGCGCTCGCCGCCAATCCTGATTTGATCGTCTGCGACGAGCCCGTGTCGGCGCTGGACGTCTCGATCCAGGCGCAGATCGTCAACCTCCTGCAGAACCTGCAGCAGCGATTTGGTCTTTCCTATCTGTTCATCGCCCATGATCTGGCTGTCGTGAAGCACATCAGCGACCGCGTCGCGGTGATGTATTTGGGCAAGCTGGTCGAGATATCAGACAAGAAGTCGCTCTATAGCCGTCCGTTGCACCCCTATACCCAGGCGCTGCTCGCGGCCATTCCGAAACCCGATCCTGCGCTCCGCACCAAACGCGTGATGCTTCAAGGTGACGTGCCGAGCCCGTTCAGGCCGCCGACCGGCTGCCGCTTCCATACCCGCTGCCCGCATGCACAAGCACGCTGCTCGGCAGAAGAGCCGGAGCTGCGCGAAGCAGCACCTGGCCATCGCGTGGCCTGTCATTTCTTCGAGACGCTGCCTACGCCGACCATTTTGGCGCGCGCTGGCCTTGCGAACGGCAAATTCGCCGAGCGGCTGGCGGCCTTCGAGGCTGCGAAGCAGGGGCTGAAACGGACGGAAGCGCAGTTACCCGGCGTGTTCAATAGCGCGGATAGCACCACGCAGCTCCGCTAG
- a CDS encoding HD domain-containing protein, producing MRTITASAARRLGKFLTKDFREIFGPMHDDLAERLGSLARITIECIGRSDALYHNYEHTWLVTMAGRDILQGMMMSRRIEPSDYTHLIVACLLHDIGYVRGILSGDTDDEFVVDEDGRRIALPRGASDAALMPYHVDRSKLFAMERLGNSPVMDAARIVEAIEHTRFPPPPERKPTETNIPRLVQAADLIGQLGDPMYARKVNALFYEFEETGMNHQLGYSCPADLVEKYPDFFWNSVSEHLDEGIKYLNLTASGRQWIANLHHHLLCAENARRLMGPQH from the coding sequence ATGAGAACCATCACGGCGTCGGCAGCCCGCAGGCTCGGCAAATTCCTGACCAAGGACTTCCGCGAAATCTTTGGTCCCATGCATGACGATCTGGCGGAGCGCCTCGGCTCACTTGCCCGGATCACCATCGAATGCATTGGAAGAAGCGACGCTCTCTATCACAATTATGAGCATACGTGGCTGGTCACGATGGCCGGCCGCGACATCCTGCAAGGCATGATGATGTCGCGCCGTATCGAACCTTCCGACTACACGCATCTCATCGTTGCCTGCCTGCTGCACGACATCGGCTATGTTCGCGGCATATTGAGCGGCGATACCGACGACGAGTTCGTGGTCGATGAAGACGGACGGAGAATCGCCTTGCCTCGCGGAGCGTCGGATGCCGCGCTGATGCCCTACCACGTCGACCGTTCGAAGCTGTTTGCCATGGAACGGCTCGGAAATTCACCAGTGATGGACGCCGCACGCATCGTTGAGGCGATCGAGCATACACGCTTCCCGCCTCCACCCGAGAGGAAGCCAACGGAGACGAACATACCTCGTCTGGTTCAGGCCGCGGACCTGATCGGGCAACTTGGCGACCCGATGTACGCAAGAAAGGTCAATGCGCTTTTTTACGAATTTGAGGAAACAGGGATGAATCACCAGCTTGGATATTCATGTCCGGCGGATCTGGTGGAAAAGTATCCGGACTTCTTCTGGAACAGCGTCTCGGAACATCTCGACGAAGGCATCAAGTACCTGAACCTGACCGCTTCCGGCCGTCAATGGATCGCCAATCTTCACCACCATCTATTATGCGCGGAGAATGCTCGACGTCTGATGGGACCGCAGCATTGA
- the uxuA gene encoding mannonate dehydratase codes for MLQGWRWYGPNDPVSLDDIRQAGATDVVTALHQVPIGEAWTRSAVEERKNLIENSQPGRSPLTWSVVESIPVPDDVKRLGGGATRSIEAWIASMEAVAAAGIKIICYNFMPVVDWCRTDLEWELPNGAKAMRFDQDRFAAFDLHILERPEAPAEYSEAAQRRAKQVYEAMTQADIDCLITNIASALPGSTTDPLTIPQFRDRLQQYRGIDSKVLRQHLCEFLARVAPVAEQLGVTLTLHPDDPPRPLFGLPRIASSAEDYQALFDTVPSKANGICFCTGSLGVRAENDLPVMAKRFASRIGFAHLRATRREADGLSFFESDHLDGDVDMIAVLKALLAENRKRSAENQIVFRPDHGHRMLDDLTATKRANPGYTAIGRLRGLAELRGAIRAIEHAG; via the coding sequence ATGCTGCAGGGATGGCGGTGGTACGGACCCAACGATCCCGTATCGCTCGACGATATCCGTCAGGCCGGCGCGACCGACGTAGTGACGGCGCTGCATCAGGTGCCGATCGGCGAGGCCTGGACGCGCTCAGCCGTCGAGGAACGAAAGAACCTGATCGAGAACTCGCAACCGGGCCGCTCGCCGCTGACCTGGTCGGTGGTGGAATCGATCCCCGTACCGGACGACGTCAAGCGATTGGGGGGCGGCGCGACCCGCTCGATCGAGGCCTGGATCGCGAGCATGGAGGCGGTCGCCGCCGCCGGCATCAAGATCATCTGCTACAATTTCATGCCGGTCGTTGACTGGTGCCGCACCGATCTCGAATGGGAACTGCCGAACGGCGCCAAGGCGATGCGCTTCGATCAGGACCGTTTCGCGGCGTTCGATCTGCACATCCTTGAGCGTCCCGAGGCGCCGGCGGAATATTCCGAGGCCGCGCAGCGCCGCGCGAAGCAGGTCTATGAAGCAATGACGCAGGCCGATATCGACTGCCTCATCACCAACATTGCCAGCGCGCTGCCGGGATCGACCACCGATCCCCTGACCATTCCGCAATTCCGCGACCGCCTGCAGCAGTATCGCGGCATTGATTCCAAGGTGCTGCGCCAGCACTTATGCGAATTTCTCGCGCGCGTCGCGCCGGTGGCGGAGCAGCTCGGCGTGACGCTGACGCTGCATCCGGACGATCCGCCACGTCCGCTGTTTGGCCTGCCGCGCATCGCCTCGTCGGCGGAGGACTATCAGGCGCTGTTCGACACTGTGCCATCAAAAGCCAACGGCATCTGCTTCTGCACCGGTTCGCTCGGCGTGCGCGCGGAGAACGATCTGCCTGTCATGGCCAAGCGCTTCGCATCGCGGATCGGTTTTGCCCATCTGCGGGCGACCAGACGCGAAGCAGATGGGCTTTCGTTCTTCGAATCCGATCATCTCGACGGTGATGTCGATATGATCGCGGTGCTCAAGGCTTTGCTGGCGGAGAACCGAAAGCGTTCGGCGGAAAATCAGATCGTGTTCCGGCCCGATCACGGCCACCGCATGCTCGACGATCTCACCGCAACCAAACGCGCCAATCCCGGCTACACCGCGATCGGCCGGCTGCGCGGGCTAGCGGAGCTGCGTGGTGCTATCCGCGCTATTGAACACGCCGGGTAA
- a CDS encoding SulP family inorganic anion transporter, whose protein sequence is MPDGSATAHHYRPKLATVLSEGYDLGCFRKDLLAALTVAIVALPLSMAIAVASGVSPERGLYAAVIGGFLVSALGGSRYQIGGPAGAFIVLVSATVTKFGIEGLLLTVFISGFMLTVIGLLRLGALIRYIPHPVTVGFTCGIAVTIFASQLRDLGGLKLPAAEPGPLLPKLVMLGQSLPTISPAALAVGVGSAALIFLLRRLAPNWPGMLIAVTLASVAVFLLHLPVETIGSHFGQLPDGVPSPQLPSISYASVLEVLPAALSFTLLGAVESLLSAKVADGMTGRKHRYNMEVVAQGIANVASAIFGGISVTGTIARTATNIRAGACSPVSGMAHAILVLAFMLVAAPLASFIPLSALAGVLVVVCWNMAEKEEFLRLLHDWRSAAVLIATFGLTLIEDLTFGIIAGCVLAAAFAIYDRVRG, encoded by the coding sequence ATGCCCGACGGCTCCGCTACTGCCCATCATTATCGCCCAAAGCTCGCGACCGTCCTGTCCGAGGGATACGATCTCGGCTGCTTTCGAAAGGATTTGCTGGCGGCCTTGACGGTCGCCATCGTTGCACTCCCGCTGTCGATGGCGATCGCCGTCGCCTCGGGCGTTTCGCCCGAGCGGGGATTGTACGCCGCCGTGATCGGCGGCTTTTTAGTATCGGCGCTCGGTGGCAGCCGTTACCAGATCGGCGGACCCGCGGGCGCGTTCATCGTCCTGGTGTCGGCAACCGTGACGAAATTCGGCATCGAGGGGCTGCTGCTGACGGTCTTCATCTCCGGCTTCATGCTGACGGTGATCGGGCTGCTGCGGCTCGGGGCGCTGATCCGCTACATTCCGCATCCGGTGACCGTCGGCTTTACATGCGGCATTGCGGTCACGATCTTTGCCAGTCAGCTCAGGGATCTCGGCGGCCTCAAGCTGCCTGCGGCCGAACCCGGACCGCTGTTGCCGAAGCTTGTGATGCTCGGCCAATCCTTGCCGACCATCAGTCCGGCCGCGCTGGCGGTTGGCGTGGGGTCGGCGGCCCTGATCTTCCTGCTGCGGCGGCTGGCACCGAATTGGCCGGGAATGCTGATCGCGGTCACGCTCGCTTCGGTCGCCGTCTTTCTGCTTCATCTGCCGGTAGAGACCATCGGCAGTCATTTCGGACAATTGCCTGATGGAGTGCCGTCACCGCAGCTACCCTCGATCTCCTATGCTTCGGTGCTCGAGGTGTTGCCGGCGGCGCTGTCCTTCACTCTTCTGGGTGCGGTCGAGAGCCTGTTGTCCGCCAAGGTCGCCGACGGCATGACCGGGCGCAAGCACCGCTACAACATGGAGGTGGTGGCGCAGGGCATTGCGAACGTCGCCTCCGCCATCTTCGGCGGCATCAGCGTGACCGGAACGATCGCGCGTACCGCGACCAATATTCGGGCGGGCGCCTGCAGCCCGGTCTCCGGCATGGCGCATGCGATCCTCGTTTTGGCTTTCATGCTGGTCGCAGCGCCGTTGGCGAGCTTCATTCCGCTCTCCGCGCTGGCGGGCGTGCTGGTGGTGGTGTGCTGGAACATGGCGGAGAAGGAAGAATTCCTTCGCTTGCTTCACGATTGGCGCAGTGCGGCGGTGCTGATCGCAACTTTCGGCCTCACGCTGATCGAAGATCTGACATTCGGCATCATCGCCGGATGCGTGCTGGCCGCAGCGTTTGCGATCTACGATCGCGTCCGCGGCTAA
- a CDS encoding ABC transporter substrate-binding protein, producing MIRFALGMSLALCVTGPASAQTLQLMKGIDAPHYDAQRTTWGPTSDIVNMFQDTLVALDWDGRTPIPYLAKSWTISEDGRTYTFKLRDDVTFCSGKKFTADDVIYSFRRLKDPAIKAPYAWRAGDIKELRAPDPYTVEYELNEPYSELLLQLTMFTNVIHNRESVEALGKDYGIKGADGTGPWCFESWQPRTEIVLKRHDAYRWGPSMYKNKGPVKFEKLSVKIMPEESSRVAAMMAGQFDMTHQFPPQFIAQAKAAPMLTVTAAKPNFQLLYFGFKTTRPMVADRRVREAMSIAINRAEIAKGVLLGNADPAFTIVDPDALDHDPATKSIVKEDIERAKALLDEAGWKMGSDGVREKDGVKLQPKVYYTQAGNTPRVAEAIQGYLRRIGVQWQLQPWDSTIASAKMAEQDYEIWSVTVPYLSAGDLMNIYFDSRNIPTPNRMNWKDAETDEWLKQGRSALTDADRAKYYAKVQQKVMREHLWMPVLNINMDQVTNKKIADARPHMIYQNTFYKGLDVSRQK from the coding sequence ATGATCAGGTTCGCGCTGGGAATGTCCTTGGCACTGTGCGTCACGGGTCCGGCGTCGGCCCAGACGCTCCAGCTCATGAAGGGGATAGACGCGCCGCATTACGATGCGCAGCGCACGACCTGGGGACCGACGTCTGATATCGTCAACATGTTCCAGGACACGCTGGTCGCGCTCGACTGGGACGGCCGCACGCCGATTCCCTATCTCGCCAAGTCGTGGACCATCAGCGAGGACGGCAGGACCTATACGTTCAAGCTGCGCGACGACGTCACCTTCTGCAGCGGCAAGAAATTCACCGCGGATGACGTCATCTACAGCTTTAGGCGGCTCAAGGACCCCGCGATCAAGGCGCCCTACGCCTGGCGCGCCGGCGACATTAAGGAGCTGCGCGCGCCTGATCCCTACACAGTCGAGTACGAGCTCAACGAGCCCTACTCCGAACTGCTGCTGCAGCTCACCATGTTCACCAACGTCATCCACAACAGGGAGAGCGTGGAGGCGCTCGGCAAGGATTACGGCATCAAGGGCGCCGATGGCACCGGACCGTGGTGTTTCGAGAGCTGGCAGCCGCGCACGGAAATCGTGCTCAAGCGCCACGATGCCTACCGTTGGGGCCCGTCGATGTACAAGAACAAGGGCCCCGTTAAATTCGAAAAGCTCAGCGTCAAGATCATGCCCGAAGAGTCCAGCCGTGTGGCGGCGATGATGGCCGGCCAGTTCGACATGACCCATCAGTTCCCGCCGCAGTTCATCGCGCAGGCCAAGGCGGCCCCGATGCTGACGGTCACAGCGGCAAAGCCGAATTTCCAATTACTCTATTTCGGTTTCAAGACGACTCGGCCGATGGTGGCGGACCGGCGCGTGCGCGAGGCGATGAGCATCGCCATCAACCGCGCTGAAATTGCCAAGGGCGTCCTGCTCGGCAATGCCGATCCCGCCTTCACCATCGTCGACCCGGACGCACTCGATCACGACCCCGCCACCAAGAGCATCGTGAAGGAGGATATCGAGCGTGCAAAAGCACTGCTCGACGAAGCCGGCTGGAAGATGGGCAGCGACGGCGTCCGCGAAAAGGACGGCGTCAAGCTGCAGCCCAAGGTCTATTACACCCAGGCCGGCAACACGCCGCGGGTGGCCGAAGCGATCCAGGGTTACCTGCGCCGCATCGGCGTCCAGTGGCAGCTTCAACCCTGGGACTCGACCATCGCCTCCGCCAAGATGGCCGAGCAGGACTACGAGATCTGGTCGGTGACCGTGCCTTATCTGTCGGCCGGCGACCTCATGAACATCTACTTCGATTCCAGGAACATCCCGACGCCCAACCGGATGAACTGGAAGGACGCCGAAACCGATGAGTGGCTGAAGCAGGGCCGCTCGGCGCTGACCGATGCCGACCGCGCGAAATACTACGCGAAGGTCCAGCAGAAGGTGATGCGCGAGCACCTCTGGATGCCCGTGCTCAACATCAACATGGACCAGGTGACCAACAAGAAGATCGCCGACGCCAGGCCGCACATGATCTACCAGAATACTTTCTACAAAGGCTTGGACGTGTCGCGCCAGAAATAA
- a CDS encoding ABC transporter ATP-binding protein, whose amino-acid sequence MDTLLEVRGLKTHFATDRGLFRAVDGINFSVPRGRTVGLVGESGCGKSVTSLSVMGLVPSPPGKVEAEAVLFGNRDVLRLSADERRKLRGGKMSMIFQEPMTSLNPVHTVGQQIVEAILAHTAMSPRAARARAIEMLELVRIPSAAQRIDDFPHNMSGGMRQRVMIAMALSCEPALLIADEPTTALDVTIQAQILDLLSDLQRRLGMAILIITHDLGVIAEVADEVLVMYAGRIVESADVNDLFADPQHPYTIGLLGSIPRIDVDRKRLATIEGTVPSPNNQPAGCRFAPRCPFADQRCRLDPPPLRDIAPGHRVACWKAPVEVAS is encoded by the coding sequence ATGGACACGCTCCTCGAGGTTCGCGGCCTAAAGACCCACTTCGCGACAGATCGCGGCCTGTTTCGCGCCGTCGACGGCATCAACTTCAGCGTTCCGCGCGGCCGCACCGTCGGCCTTGTCGGTGAGTCCGGCTGCGGCAAGAGCGTGACGTCGCTGTCGGTGATGGGCCTGGTGCCGAGCCCGCCGGGCAAGGTCGAGGCTGAGGCGGTGCTGTTCGGCAATCGCGACGTGCTGCGGCTTTCGGCCGACGAACGCCGCAAGCTGCGCGGCGGCAAGATGTCGATGATTTTTCAGGAGCCGATGACCTCGCTCAATCCGGTCCACACCGTCGGCCAGCAGATCGTCGAGGCGATCCTTGCCCACACCGCGATGTCGCCGCGCGCAGCGCGGGCACGGGCGATCGAGATGCTGGAATTGGTGCGGATTCCGTCAGCGGCGCAGCGCATCGACGATTTCCCCCACAATATGTCGGGCGGAATGCGCCAGCGCGTCATGATCGCGATGGCGCTCTCCTGCGAGCCGGCGCTGTTGATCGCCGACGAGCCGACAACGGCGCTCGACGTCACCATCCAGGCCCAGATCCTTGACCTCTTGAGCGATTTGCAGCGGCGACTCGGCATGGCGATCCTGATCATCACCCATGATCTCGGCGTGATCGCTGAGGTCGCCGATGAGGTCCTGGTGATGTATGCCGGCCGCATCGTTGAGAGCGCGGACGTCAACGACCTGTTCGCCGATCCGCAGCATCCCTATACGATCGGCCTGCTCGGCTCGATCCCGCGCATCGATGTCGACCGCAAGCGCCTCGCCACCATCGAAGGTACCGTGCCCAGTCCCAACAACCAGCCGGCGGGCTGCCGCTTTGCACCGCGCTGTCCATTTGCAGACCAGCGCTGCCGACTTGATCCGCCGCCCTTGCGCGACATCGCGCCCGGCCATCGGGTGGCATGCTGGAAGGCGCCGGTCGAGGTGGCGTCATGA